Proteins from a single region of Melanotaenia boesemani isolate fMelBoe1 chromosome 3, fMelBoe1.pri, whole genome shotgun sequence:
- the LOC121636493 gene encoding achaete-scute homolog 5-like, protein MSSTFSHSLLVSPPAGLCEDHSSSQASDSYSGPAPFLFYPPNMDPTHLGFYRSHLRAHSRQGLLPYLAPFHHHGPFSVYECPFEPAFIQKRNERERQRVKCVNQGYAKLRDHLPGHSADKRLSKVETLRAAIRYIKYLQGLVEPEDGVHSETKSPEIRSPGPNCGGEAFVCQHSATGCT, encoded by the coding sequence ATGAGCTCCACCTTCTCTCATTCGCTTCTGGTGTCTCCCCCTGCTGGACTCTGTGAGGACCACAGCAGCTCTCAGGCATCAGACTCTTATTCAGGCCCTGCTCCCTTTCTTTTCTACCCCCCCAACATGGACCCCACCCACCTGGGCTTCTACAGGAGCCACCTGCGGGCCCACAGTCGGCAAGGGCTCCTACCTTATCTGGCCCCTTTCCACCACCACGGGCCATTCAGTGTCTACGAGTGTCCCTTCGAACCGGCTTTCATCCAGAAGCGGAACGAGCGCGAGCGTCAGCGGGTGAAGTGTGTGAACCAGGGCTACGCCAAGCTACGAGACCACCTGCCGGGTCACAGTGCTGACAAGCGGCTCAGCAAGGTGGAGACACTGCGGGCTGCCATCAGGTACATCAAGTACCTTCAGGGCCTGGTAGAGCCGGAGGACGGGGTTCACAGCGAGACCAAGTCTCCTGAGATCAGGTCACCGGGACCGAACTGCGGTGGAGAGGCGTTCGTGTGTCAACATTCAGCAACTGGATGCACCTGA
- the LOC121636453 gene encoding protein phosphatase 1 regulatory subunit 15B, whose product MFRNVNSDGQSSSSATGIGVAPVGLDSKDNSWIALVSRPLSLLQKLLPGRLRSPALAESGPGWFPGDLRTSFVQEENEFLRQLDDILPITHHAPPHLTYLRCQHEAAVGLPVPGGHLPWITPESVQETGLQSAAEISLDICQQTQMGYFSNIRTVLNQVLLSSQEVKPAGGKDCVPEAVKSRLWWSSFLGRDESCERGLLSELFQAKQDTETACPQTETVSPTISAEITDLVFVQRGCSESMLGENTGPSDHKEEPTNNGGLHTVQNTGGSTADHLSCSNTVLPAPDQDHGYSSLEEEQSQRNHLCKARALGEDLAQQGADTAARPPANMIDMEEEAVEESTETVVLSAPQNKTIAFIMGCPCSDDDSNQSDHQSTEDEEEDDDGFDSEGSSDCYTSSDEEEEETSDSEPDSESERLWNSLSRTLDPYNPQNFTACLHTGSTRPRTIPTPLSSTQSSPASSPEASPPLTSSSPPSSQDSWDDSASASEVDEAESLRLLSSFSCSSDPYSPFNFQAPLRTRGPTGPLLKTKTRAKMASQTQSPSSPPEYRQQEAEERMDSGFSESNTTVQTCRRPKKVRFRDDVEEFFASCGEEEEDRHGPWEELARDRCRFLRRCQEVEQSIGFCLQPQHRLLVYRRLSVLQVQKA is encoded by the exons ATGTTCAGGAACGTAAACAGTGACGGTCAGAGTTCGTCCTCTGCTACAGGGATCGGGGTCGCTCCGGTCGGTCTCGACAGCAAAGACAACTCGTGGATCGCCTTGGTGTCCAGGCCGTTGTCGCTGCTTCAGAAACTTCTCCCGGGCCGGCTCCGGAGCCCGGCTCTGGCTGAAAGTGGACCCGGCTGGTTCCCTGGAGACTTACGAACCAGCTTTGTTCAAGAGGAAAATGAGTTTTTACGACAGTTGGACGACATTTTACCGATTACGCACCACGCGCCTCCCCACCTGACGTACTTGCGGTGTCAGCACGAAGCAGCGGTCGGGCTGCCCGTGCCCGGTGGCCATCTGCCCTGGATCACCCCAGAGTCTGTGCAAGAAACGGGGCTTCAGAGTGCCGCAGAGATCAGCTTAGACATCTGCCAGCAGACTCAGATGGGATATTTCTCTAACATAAGGACTGTTTTAAACCAGGTTCTCTTGAGCTCTCAGGAAGTGAAACCCGCCGGAGGAAAGGACTGTGTACCAGAGGCGGTGAAGAGCAGGCTGTGGTGGAGCAGCTTCCTGGGCCGGGATGAGAGCTGTGAGAGGGGGCTGCTGTCAGAGCTGTTCCAGGCCAAGCAGGACACAGAGACAGCTTGTCCTCAAACAGAGACAGTTAGTCCTACAATATCAGCTGAGATAACAGACCTGGTGTTTGTACAGAGAGGCTGCAGCGAGTCGATGTTGGGAGAAAATACTGGACCCTCTGACCACAAAGAGGAGCCCACTAACAATGGAGGCCTTCACACAGTCCAGAACACAGGGGGTTCCACGGCAGACCACCTAAGCTGCAGCAACACAGTTCTTCCTGCCCCAGACCAAGACCATGGGTACTCCAGTCTGGAGGAGGAACAGTCCCAGAGAAACCACCTGTGCAAAGCTAGGGCCCTTGGTGAGGATCTGGCACAGCAGGGGGCAGACACAGCTGCAAGACCCCCAGCCAACATGATAGACATGGAAGAGGAGGCGGTAGAAGAGTCCACAGAGACAGTGGTGCTCTCTGCCCCCCAGAACAAAACCATCGCCTTCATCATGGGCTGCCCCTGCAGCGATGACGATAGCAACCAGTCGGACCACCAATCCAccgaggatgaggaggaggatgatgatggtttTGACAGTGAGGGCTCGTCTGATTGCTACACCTCcagtgatgaagaagaggaggaaaccTCAGACTCGGAGCCCGACTCTGAGTCAGAGCGTCTCTGGAACTCGTTGAGCCGCACTTTGGACCCTTACAACCCCCAAAACTTCACTGCCTGCCTGCACACAGGCAGCACCAGACCTCGGACTATCCCCAcgcctctgtcctccacccagTCGTCCCCTGCGTCCTCCCCCGAGGCCTCCCCTCCTCTCACCTCCTCTTCCCCTCCCTCCAGTCAAGATTCATGGGACGACTCTGCATCGGCGAGCGAGGTGGATGAAGCAGAGAGCCTCCGCTTGCTGAGCTCCTTCAGCTGCTCCTCTGACCCCTACAGCCCCTTTAACTTTCAGGCTCCACTCAGGACTCGAGGGCCCACTGGGCCCCTTTTAAAAACCAAGACCAGAGCCAAGATGGCCTCCCAGACCCAATCTCCATCATCTCCACCTGAGTACAGGCagcaggaggcagaggagaggaTGGACAGTGGTTTCTCTGAGTCCAACACCACGGTTCAGACCTGCAGGAGGCCCAAAAAG GTCCGTTTCCGTGACGACGTGGAGGAGTTCTTTGCCAGCTGtggtgaggaagaagaggaccGCCACGGGCCCTGGGAGGAGCTGGCCAGGGACCGCTGCCGGTTCTTGCGACGCTGCCAGGAGGTGGAGCAGAGCATCGGATTCTGCCTGCAGCCGCAGCACCGCCTTCTGGTCTACCGCCGGCTCTCCGTTCTCCAGGTCCAGAAGGCCTGA